GCCGTTTTTGCTGAGCAGCAAGAATATATTGTTAAGCAAAATGCAACAGCAATTGGTAGTATAGTTACGCCACTTCCTGTTGGCAATCAATTTGCTTTAGCCGGTAGAACATGGGAAGTTACAGAAATTGACTTTCAAAAAAAGACGATTTCTGTGAAACAAGCTGAGGGTAAAGCTAGTATTTATTGGCGAGGGAGTGGTGGGAGCATTCATACAAGAGTTTTGCAACGAATGCGGCAGGTTTTGTTTGAAGATGTAGAGTATAGCTATTTACAAAAAAATGCTCTACAAAGGCTACAGACAGTTCGTCAAATTGCGCGAAATGCTGAATTAAATAAGCAAAATATTCTTCAATTAGAAAAAGGGAAATGCTGTATTTTCCCCTGGATAGGTACGGTTGCTTATCGCACTTTAGAAAGGTTGCTTAATTCTTACTGTCGAGAATCTTTGGAAATCAGAAGTATTGGTGGAGTTAATCCGTACTATTTGATAATCAAATTAGATAATAATAAATTTAAAAATATTTACGCGGAAATTGCTTCATTATGTAAGCAAAGAATTGCAGCCGAAGATTTAATTAGTTCTTCCGAAGCATCAGAAATTAATAAGTATGATAAATTTATTCCCCATCAACTTTTAAGAAAAGCTTTTGCTCAAGATTACTTAGATTTGGTAGAACTTCAACAGCAAGTAGGAAATTGGTAATAATTAAAGTGCTGAAGTCTCTAAACTATTTTCAGATTTTAAGTTTAAGTTAAATAGTAATTTAGCATAGATTAAATATAGCGATCGCTCCAAAATTAGCAGATAGCCAAATTGCTTAACAAGCTATAGTAAAACGCTTTAAACTTTAATACTGCCTAAGATAAAAATAAAAACACAACTAATGGCAGATGTAAATTCTAGATTTATTTTAAAAATAAAAAATAAGCTTATTAAAAGCTGATTAAAAAGTAAATATTTTTTGTGGAAAAATAATAAAAAAGAAAGTTGAGATAAACTATCAATTACAGGTTTAAAAAGCATAACTTGTATACGCTTTTGAGGTAAAATCTATGCTTCACCATATTTCTATTCCAGCTAATAATCCCCGCCACGTAGCTGAAGTGTTAGCTAAAATCTTAGGCGGACGCACTGCTCCGTTTCCATCTCATCCTGGAAGCTATGTAGCAGTTGCTCTTGATGAACAAGGCACTTTAATTGAAGTTTATCCATTGGGTACTGAATTAGTTCCTGGTAATAGTGGTGACCAAGTTCAATTCAGTAAAAATCCCGTTTATAGCCAATTCAATGCAGTCCATGCTGCCTTGAGCGTGCCTGTTAACCAAGAACAAATTGAGCAAATTGCTGCTAGTGAAGGATGGCGCGTATTACGTTGTAACCGGGGGCAGTTTGAGGTGATAGAATTTTGGATTGAGAACCATTTAATGTTGGAATTGCTGACTCTAGAAATTGCACCTCAGTATCTCAAATTTTTTCACCCACAGAACTTACAGCAGTTTTTTACTACTGCTGCTTAAGCCATTTAATTTGTTTAGAATAAACCTGATACAAAGAAGTCTAAAGTCAATAGTAATTATAAAAAATATTTTACTTTTTGACTTTTGACTTCCATAACTTATAGATAAAATTGGCTATAAAAAAGTTGTTGCGATCGCCTTAAGTTTTAGCACTGATTCAGATTACGCTATTTATCATGTGGGAGTGATCGCTTTTCAAAGTTTCTCTTCATTAAAAATATCGTCACATAAAAGAAAAACTTAAAAATTCCACAACAGTCTCAAATTTTGCTGCTTATCGCACTTGTAATTATAGAAAAATCACGAAAGCGATCGCACACTCAACGTCAGAATTAACTAAGTATAAATACGCGGCAATCCCTAGGTTTCATGAAATTTCTAAGAATTTGCTTTCATCGCTACGCGCAAAGGGATGATTTTTAGTTAAGCTATAAGCGCTAATATTGAAGGCTATCTAACGCTTTATGCACTGGTTATTATCTGGGCCGTTAAGTATAGAGAAATTGACGGTTAAGATTGCGGGGTTGCCTGCATCACTACAAGGTAAGAAGCTGGTGCAGATGTCAGATTTCCACTACGACGGTTTGCGGTTGTCAGAAGAAATGTTAGAAAAAGCGATCGCAGTTAGTAATCAAGTAAAACCAGATTTAGTTCTCTTGACTGGTGACTACGTGACAACTAGCACAGCACCAATTCATCAACTGGTATTACGGCTCAAACATCTACACAGTCGCGCTGGCATTTATGCTATTCTTGGCAACCACGATATACGTTACAAAGACTCAAAAGCCGAAGTTACCGCAGCCCTAACTGGCATTGGAGTTCAAGTTCTTTGGAATGATATAGCTTATCCATTGGGAAAAGAATTACCACTGGTAGGATTAGCAGATAATTACTCACAGGAATTCAATCCTGCATCAGTAATGAATCAGTTAAACCAGACAAAACCTTGTATTGTTTTATCCCACAATCCAGATACTGCGGAGATATTGCAATCATGGCGAGTCGATTTGCAATTATCTGGTCATACTCACGGTGGACAAATCATCATTCCCGGAATTGGCCCAGCCGTAGTTTATTACAGGAAGCTAGTACGAAAAATACCTGTAAAAATACGCCGTCGTGTACCATTTTTGCGAAGAAATTATTCTGTAGTACGCCATTGGGAGTGGGCGCAGGGTTTACATCAGCTAGGCAAAAATCAGCTATATGTCAATCGTGGTTTAGGAACCTATCTCCCAGGACGGTTATTTTGCCGTCCAGAAGTTACTGTAATCACTCTACAAACTGAGTAATGTGACGTTAGAATTTCAACCAATTTAGTAATGTAATTGAGATTTTATGAAAGAAAATATTGCAAATAATCATCAAGATCCATTTTAATTTTTGGTAAGCTGTAAGCGCTAGTATGAGGAGTGTCAGTTACCTATGCACTGGTTGTTTACGGGACATTTAAGAGTAGATAAAATAACGGTTAAGATTGCAGAACTCCCCGCATCTTTACAAGGTAAAAAGTTAGTACAGTTATCAGATTTTCATTACGACGGTTTGCGATTGTCGGAAGAAATGTTAGAACAAGCGATCGCACTGACTAACGAAGCTGAACCGGACTTAATCTTATTAACTGGTGACTACGTAACTGATGACCCCACGCCTATTAATCAACTCGTACTACGACTCAAACATCTGCAAAGTAGCAATGGTATCTATGCCGTACTTGGTAACCATGATATACATTACAGCCACTCGAAGGCAGAAATTACAGCCGCGCTGACTAGCATTGGCGTTCATGTGCTTTGGAATGAAATTGCCTATCCACTGGGAAAAGAATTGCCGTTGGTAGGATTAGCTGATTATTGGTCACGAGAATTCCAACCAGCACCAGTTATGAATCAACTAGATCCAAATACACCCCGTATTGTTTTATCCCACAATCCAGATACAGCCAAGATATTGCAACAGTGGCGTGTAGATTTGCAATTATCTGGTCATACTCACGGAGGCCACATCGTCATTCCAGGACTTGGGCCTCTGGTAATTCATTATAAAAAACTAATCAAACAAATTCCTAAAAAACTACGACGCTGGCTGCTACTTTCACTAGGAGATTGTTCCTCAAAAGTAGTGCAATATTGGGAGTGGGCGCAGGGATTTCATCAGGTGGGAAAAAATCAATTATATGTAAATCGTGGGTTAGGAACATATCGCCCAGGGCGCTTATTTTGTCCACCAGAAGTTACTGTAATTACGTTAATTTGAAAGTGGGGTATGGGGCATTGGGGGATAAAGAAAAATAATTGATGACAAGTGGCTTTTGATCATCTCATGACAGAAACCGCCTAAAGCTACGATGGATAGATATCAGCAGCTTAGGGCGGTTTCTTAACGATGCAATATTCAAGAAGATTGGAGAAGAAGTAACTAACTCAGCTAAGGTGGACAGTGTTCGCAATCGGTCTACTCAGAATTGCACATCCTTATATTCCAACTAGGCAGGCATTTTCTGGCTGTGCGTTCTAAAACCTCCAAAACAACTCGGTGAACTTAGGGCGAAAACACATTTAATGGATGCCACAACCTAAGAGCGATCGCGAGAACTTAGAGCAGGAGGCACAGGCTCTAACTTCAAAGTTTTAACTTAACTTTTAACCTGTTTGTACCTTGTTCTTAATCTAGCACTCTGTTTGTTCAGCTAGGCTACCTCTTCACCAAACTTGAACAGCATTAATTTATCGCAATAATTCAGTAATTTTTCTTAAAATTTTTACTAACAGCGCCAAATCTTGATTGTCATGTCTCGACTGCCACTGACAAGGGTTTTGCCATCGGGACTGAAATCAGCAACCAATACAACTTACTTGGTATTACCAGTCACTAGTAATATATAACTTTAATAATTCGTAGTTACGTTAAAATCCTCGCATCTGATAATTTAACGGCGATTTAGCCGCAGCAACCTTTTAATTTTTTGACACAACCTCTGTGCCAAAGGTTTAGACTTTGAGGCACGTCTGGGTGGTGATGATGTACGTGCAGCACCTGGATTTTTTAACTCTAGTTCTAACTGTGCAGCTTTGTTTAAATCAGAGGTTGCCCTATGCTCATATCCCAGTTGAGAGCAAACTAACCCACGATATTTATATGCCTCAATATAGTTAGGATTGAGACGAATTGCATGAGTAAAATCTGCGATCGCTTCCTCATATCTACCTTGAGTAGCATTATCCATTCCAGAGTTATAAAAAGTTTCCCAATTCCAGCGATTGACAGATATTTTTGGGGAATTTGTGCGCGAAGATGAATTTTCAGGAGTTGGAATCTCGGATATTCGTTCAGACTTGAGCTTATTGTAAGCTGCGTTGATTTTTTTAATTTCTTCTTCTGCTTCCTGTTTTTGCTTTTGGTTAGAAAAGCGATCGGGATGCCAAATTTTCACTAGCTTACGGTAAGCTTGCTTCACCTGTGCTTGCGATGCACCAGGTTCCAACCCCAGAATTTCATAAGCATGATTGATATCAAGACCATCGCGCATACAAAAAAATCGGCAACTATGTAAATCTATGTTAACTATTCCCTTAAATCTTCTTCAGTTAACCCAAACACCCCATTCTGGTTACCACTGGGATGGTAGTAGCCGCCGCTTTTTTGAAGGTTGGTATTATCGCGTCACTTTGCCTGAAATTGGGCAAACATTTGCTTTCATGTACTCTATAGAAGACCCCATCGGTGGTAAACCTCACAGTGGTGGTGCAGCTCAAATCCTCGGCCCCGATGATGAGTATTTATGGCGGACTTTTCCTGATGTCAACAAATTTTGGGGTAGTAAGGATACTCTAGCTTTGGGACATTGGGGTAAGACAGACTTACAAGTTGCACCCCTATATCTTTTACCAGCAGAATTTGAGCATCATATCCAAGAAGGCTATCAAGCTACAGCCACCTTAAATCAAGGAGTAATTCGCGATCGCGCTACTGGTAATTATTGCCGTTGGCAGTACGAAATTCAACCAGTATACTTTTGGGGCGATAAAAATAGTATTCAGCAATCAACCGCCGGCTGGCTATCATTTTTACAGATTTTTGAACCTGGATGGCAAATTTTGCTAGCTCACGGCTCAGCTAGTGGTTGGATTGACTGGAATGGCAAAATCTACGAATTTACCAACGCACCAGCCTACGGCGAGAAAAATTGGGGCGGTGCTTTTCCGCAAAAATGGTTTTGGATAAATTGTAATTCCTTCGAGGGCGAACCCGACTTGGCATTAACCGCAGGTGGTGGACGACGTGGGGTGCTGTGGTGGATGGAATCTGTAGCAATGATTGGCTTGCATTATCAAGGTAAGTTTTATGAATTCGTTCCCTGGAACTCACAAGTAGAATGGGAAATTCAGCCCTGGGGTAGATGGCAAATGTTAGCTCGTAACTTACAGTACGAAGTCGAGTTGACAGGAACCACGCATCTACCTGGGACATCTCTACGTGCGCCGACAGCAGAGGGTTTAAAATTCTGTTGCCGAGACACAATGCAAGGAAAGCTAAATTTAGAATTGCGAGAACTCAGTGGGGGAAAATCTAAAACAATCCTGAAAGCACAAAGTTTTCTTTGTGGATTAGAAACAGGCGGCGGTTCTTGGGATAATTCTTGGCAGTCTCGCTAAAACTACTGCTATCATTGTATATGCTTCGTAGTTGGGGCTGTAGCTCAGCTGGATAGAGCGAGCGCCTCCTAAGCGCTAGGCCGTGCGTTCGAACCGCACCAGTCCCGTCGTCTCCAGACAATTAAATATATAGAATAGCTCCAACCCTTTGATGAATTCTCTCATACAGGTTAGGATAATCCATCAGTTAGAGCAGAGTTTAAAGCACGGTTAAGCGCGTTTAAACAAAATAGTCACCAAAATTAGTCTTTTGGTAGGCTTGTTGGGGTTTTGCAATAATTATTTTTCTTTTGGTTAAAGAAAAATATTGACTTAGTGAACTAACTTATCGAGCCTTGAATAAGCTATTCTTTACAGGTAAATCTATTGGGTTTATGGCTTTCGCCCTACCGCTATTCATGTGGCTGGGATACAAAGAAGTCCAAAGCCAATACACCCAGCCGCAAGCAGTCTTAGTATTAGGTGGTTCAACGAAACGTTTAGAGCGAGAAAAGTTTACAGCAGAATTTGCCCGTAAGTACCCAAATATACCAATTTGGATTACTGGAGGTAGCCCACCTAAATTTACCCAACGAGTGTTTGCTAAGGCAGGCATTGATTCTAAACGTTTACACTTGGATTATGAAGCGGTTGATACAGTTACTAATTTTACTACGTTGGTGGACGAGTTACAAGCTCGTGGAATCAAGAGCGTTTATTTGATTACTTCAGATTTTCATATGCGTCGGGCTTGTGTCATCGGCGAGATTATCTTAGGTAGTCGGGGTATTGAGTTAAAACCAGTGCCAGTTCCTTCAGAAACATCATCTGAGCCAATTACAAAATCTATCCGTGATGGAGCTAGAGCTATACTTTGGGTTACAACTGGATACACTGGTATCAATGAGCCAACAAATAAACAGTAAATCCTCATTTTAATTGGTTGTCTTGACTTGATTTGACCCCCGTAAATGAGGATAACTAACGCGAATAATGATCGCATTAACTAAGTAATAACTGACACATTAAACTAGAATTTTCCAAAAAATAGCCGAATATCAACCTTCAGTAAAGACAACATCAAAAGTAATTAACAGTTTTTCTTGATTTTCTTCTCAGATTAGTACTCTATTTCCTTTCTAGTTCCGAAAAAAGTACCCCAATTCCTTCCACAATTTGATACCCTAGCTTAAACAGATTTGAGAATATTTAAAGCGTGGAAATTCAACTTGGGCGGGGAAAAACAGCTCGTAGAGCTTACGGAATAGATGAAATTGCTCTAGCCCCTGGTAACAGAACACTAGACCCCAGTTTAGCGGATACTAAATGGCGTATTGGCAATATTGAGCGAGAAATCCCGATAATTGCCAGTGCAATGGATGGCGTAGTCGATGTTCGCATGGCTGTGCGTTTGTCGCAGTTAGGAGCATTAGGAGTCCTCAACTTAGAGGGTATCCAAACTCGCTATGCTGATCCAGAGCCGATTTTAGATCGGATTGCCTCTGTGGGAAAAGATGAATTTGTTGCCCTGATGCAAGAACTCTATGCCGAACCCATTAAGCCAGAATTAATTGAACAACGTGTTCAGGAAATTAAACAACAAGGTGGCATTGCAGCAGTAAGTGCTACCCCAGCAGGTGCAAGTAAGTATGGTGAGGTGGTGGCAAAAGCTGGGGCTGACTTATTTTTTGTCCAAGCTACCGTAGTTTCTACTGCACATCTGTCGCCAGAGTCTTTAGTACCACTAGATTTGGCTGAATTTTGCCGTTCTATGCCCATCCCCGTGGTGTTGGGGAATTGCGTAACTTACGAAGTAACTTTAAATTTGTTGAAAGCTGGGGCGGCTGGGGTACTAGTGGGAATTGGGCCAGGCGCAGCTTGTACCTCCCGTGGCGTTTTGGGTGTGGGTGTTCCACAGGCGACTGCGATCGCCGACTGTGCAGCTGCACGAGATGATTATTATAGGGAAACTGGTAACTATATCCCTGTGATTGCTGATGGCGGCTTAATCACTGGCGGCGACATTTGCAAATGCATCGCCTGCGGTGCTGATGGGGTAATGATTGGTTCCCCCTTTGCTAGAGCCGCTGAAGCGCCAGGAAGAGGTTATCACTGGGGTATGGCTACTCCTAGCCCAGTCTTGCCCCGTGGAACCCGCATTCGCGTTGCTACCACTGGTAGCCTAGAACAAATACTCATTGGCCCAGCAGGTCTAGATGATGGCACCCATAATCTTTTAGGAGCCTTAAAGACAAGTATGGGTACTTTGGGAGCCAAAAATATTAAAGAAATGCAACAAGTGGAAGTTGTTATCGCCCCTTCTCTACTAACCGAAGGAAAAGTTTACCAGAAAGCTCAACAACTGGGTATGGGTAAATAAAAGAGATAGGGAATATGGCATAGGGGATGAGGAATAGGGAATGGTCAAAAATAACAGATAATGCCAATGCCCAACTTCAAAATCCTAAAGAAATTTTTCCAGCCCTCTAAACAATTTACTGGAAAAATCACATATGTCGCCTACAATAGAGAAAGCGGAGACGCATGTTTCCGTTCACTCCTCACACCACACTCCGCCCGGACTACTGTTCGGGCGGTTCCTTATGTTTATAAATAAATTCTAGAGCTTCTTTGCAAATGTACATCCTCTACTCCTAAGCAACTGTTTTTGCTATGGTAGAATTTTCACGAAGCTCACATAAATTAATTGGCGAAGGTTTTAGGCATGTCAGTAACCGAACAAGTCACAGACTCTACTTTTAAGCAAGAAGTACTCGACAGCAATGTACCTGTTTTAGTTGATTTTTGGGCTCCTTGGTGCGGCCCTTGCAGGATGGTAGCTCCTGTTGTCGATGAAATCGCTTCTCAGTACGAAGGTCAACTAAAGGTTGTGAAGCTCAACACAGATGAGAATCCTCAGGTTGCCAG
This region of Nostoc sp. UHCC 0302 genomic DNA includes:
- a CDS encoding metallophosphoesterase, yielding MHWLLSGPLSIEKLTVKIAGLPASLQGKKLVQMSDFHYDGLRLSEEMLEKAIAVSNQVKPDLVLLTGDYVTTSTAPIHQLVLRLKHLHSRAGIYAILGNHDIRYKDSKAEVTAALTGIGVQVLWNDIAYPLGKELPLVGLADNYSQEFNPASVMNQLNQTKPCIVLSHNPDTAEILQSWRVDLQLSGHTHGGQIIIPGIGPAVVYYRKLVRKIPVKIRRRVPFLRRNYSVVRHWEWAQGLHQLGKNQLYVNRGLGTYLPGRLFCRPEVTVITLQTE
- a CDS encoding metallophosphoesterase → MHWLFTGHLRVDKITVKIAELPASLQGKKLVQLSDFHYDGLRLSEEMLEQAIALTNEAEPDLILLTGDYVTDDPTPINQLVLRLKHLQSSNGIYAVLGNHDIHYSHSKAEITAALTSIGVHVLWNEIAYPLGKELPLVGLADYWSREFQPAPVMNQLDPNTPRIVLSHNPDTAKILQQWRVDLQLSGHTHGGHIVIPGLGPLVIHYKKLIKQIPKKLRRWLLLSLGDCSSKVVQYWEWAQGFHQVGKNQLYVNRGLGTYRPGRLFCPPEVTVITLI
- a CDS encoding J domain-containing protein, coding for MRDGLDINHAYEILGLEPGASQAQVKQAYRKLVKIWHPDRFSNQKQKQEAEEEIKKINAAYNKLKSERISEIPTPENSSSRTNSPKISVNRWNWETFYNSGMDNATQGRYEEAIADFTHAIRLNPNYIEAYKYRGLVCSQLGYEHRATSDLNKAAQLELELKNPGAARTSSPPRRASKSKPLAQRLCQKIKRLLRLNRR
- a CDS encoding tocopherol cyclase family protein — encoded protein: MLTIPLNLLQLTQTPHSGYHWDGSSRRFFEGWYYRVTLPEIGQTFAFMYSIEDPIGGKPHSGGAAQILGPDDEYLWRTFPDVNKFWGSKDTLALGHWGKTDLQVAPLYLLPAEFEHHIQEGYQATATLNQGVIRDRATGNYCRWQYEIQPVYFWGDKNSIQQSTAGWLSFLQIFEPGWQILLAHGSASGWIDWNGKIYEFTNAPAYGEKNWGGAFPQKWFWINCNSFEGEPDLALTAGGGRRGVLWWMESVAMIGLHYQGKFYEFVPWNSQVEWEIQPWGRWQMLARNLQYEVELTGTTHLPGTSLRAPTAEGLKFCCRDTMQGKLNLELRELSGGKSKTILKAQSFLCGLETGGGSWDNSWQSR
- a CDS encoding YdcF family protein, which encodes MAFALPLFMWLGYKEVQSQYTQPQAVLVLGGSTKRLEREKFTAEFARKYPNIPIWITGGSPPKFTQRVFAKAGIDSKRLHLDYEAVDTVTNFTTLVDELQARGIKSVYLITSDFHMRRACVIGEIILGSRGIELKPVPVPSETSSEPITKSIRDGARAILWVTTGYTGINEPTNKQ
- a CDS encoding GuaB3 family IMP dehydrogenase-related protein, with translation MEIQLGRGKTARRAYGIDEIALAPGNRTLDPSLADTKWRIGNIEREIPIIASAMDGVVDVRMAVRLSQLGALGVLNLEGIQTRYADPEPILDRIASVGKDEFVALMQELYAEPIKPELIEQRVQEIKQQGGIAAVSATPAGASKYGEVVAKAGADLFFVQATVVSTAHLSPESLVPLDLAEFCRSMPIPVVLGNCVTYEVTLNLLKAGAAGVLVGIGPGAACTSRGVLGVGVPQATAIADCAAARDDYYRETGNYIPVIADGGLITGGDICKCIACGADGVMIGSPFARAAEAPGRGYHWGMATPSPVLPRGTRIRVATTGSLEQILIGPAGLDDGTHNLLGALKTSMGTLGAKNIKEMQQVEVVIAPSLLTEGKVYQKAQQLGMGK
- the trxA gene encoding thioredoxin; the protein is MSVTEQVTDSTFKQEVLDSNVPVLVDFWAPWCGPCRMVAPVVDEIASQYEGQLKVVKLNTDENPQVASQYGIRSIPTLMIFKGGQKVDMVVGAVPKTTLATTLEKYL